A window of the Aquimarina spinulae genome harbors these coding sequences:
- the secDF gene encoding protein translocase subunit SecDF has protein sequence MQNKGLVRVFAILFGLVCIYQLSYTYMAYTKEAEAEIYAQQKYPESVKDYSKLRETAERNYLDSIGKEEIFAGITYNDAKDKELNKGLDLKGGINVILQISVKDILSGLANKSKDPSFNQALLATDEVQKNSQNNYIDDFFTEFEKIPDAKLASPDIFANKNLSDDITYDMTNEQVKPILKRKIDESVISAFEVLRKRIDKFGVTQPNIQRLGESGRILVELPGAKDIERVKSLVTSTAQLEFWDVYKMEEVFNHLIAANNLIKEELEGVDEIKEKVAETSETLVDSTQVDTAKVDSTTTDADAAIENLLEDAEDSTDIEAQVNPLFDLIVGQGRQGGPVVATVEKKNADQFMAYLNDPKVKALLPVEQRFMKFAWGKPEKDSEFLDLYAIKGNRDNEPELSGGVITDARQEYSQLGKVTVTMQMDGKGAKKWEEMTGRAFNQSSQIAVVLDDIVYSAPGVTTGAISGGRSEITGDFSIEEGQDLANVLRAGKLPASADIIQSEVVGPSLGQEAIDSGVMSFAIALVLILIWMVFYYGKAGLFADVALVVNILFIFGVLAGLKAVLTLPGIAGIVLTIGMSVDANVLIFERIKEELAKGKSQVDAIKDGFNNALSSILDANITTGLTGLILLVIGTGPIKGFATTLLIGILTSLFTAIFVTRLFIDGYGKNGKELAFSTGATKNLFKNVNVNFLKKRKIAYVISGIIIVAGIGSLFTNGLDQGVDFVGGRTYTVRFAKDVVPAVVEKDLVAAFESAQAKTYGTNNQLKITTKYKVDETGEEVDAEISNKLFTALKPYLTDGLTYDQFANGGDDKQVGIMHSMKVGPTIADDIKQAAFWSVLASLIVVFLYILLRFRRWQFSLGAVAAVFHDVLIVLGIFSLTYKFMPFNMEIDQAFIAAILTVIGYSLNDTVVVFDRIREFFNEHTGRPLDRNVNGALNSTLSRTLNTSLTTLLVLIAIFIFAVPLRGFMFSLIIGVIIGTYSSLFIATPVMYDTVRKVGLKTKEKETEEKK, from the coding sequence ATGCAAAATAAAGGACTTGTTAGGGTATTTGCTATTTTATTTGGCTTGGTATGTATTTACCAATTGTCATATACATACATGGCCTACACAAAAGAGGCAGAAGCTGAAATTTATGCACAGCAAAAGTATCCCGAAAGCGTAAAAGACTATTCAAAATTAAGGGAGACCGCAGAGCGTAATTATTTAGATTCTATTGGTAAAGAAGAAATTTTTGCCGGTATTACATATAATGATGCAAAGGATAAAGAACTTAATAAAGGGCTTGACCTTAAAGGAGGGATTAATGTTATTCTGCAAATTTCTGTAAAAGATATTTTAAGTGGGCTAGCTAATAAATCTAAAGACCCATCGTTTAATCAAGCTTTGCTTGCTACCGATGAGGTACAGAAAAATAGTCAGAATAATTATATTGATGATTTCTTTACCGAATTTGAAAAAATTCCGGATGCAAAGTTAGCATCACCAGATATTTTTGCAAACAAAAATCTAAGTGATGATATCACTTATGATATGACCAATGAGCAGGTTAAACCTATCCTGAAACGTAAGATTGACGAGTCTGTAATATCTGCATTCGAAGTATTACGTAAGCGTATTGATAAGTTTGGAGTTACACAACCTAATATCCAGCGTTTAGGAGAATCTGGTCGTATTTTGGTAGAACTTCCTGGAGCAAAAGATATAGAGAGAGTAAAAAGCTTGGTAACAAGTACAGCTCAATTAGAATTTTGGGACGTATATAAGATGGAAGAAGTTTTTAATCATCTTATTGCTGCTAATAATTTGATTAAAGAAGAGCTTGAAGGTGTAGATGAAATAAAAGAAAAAGTTGCAGAAACTAGTGAAACGTTAGTAGATTCTACTCAGGTAGATACGGCAAAAGTTGATTCTACAACAACTGATGCTGACGCAGCTATCGAAAACTTATTAGAAGATGCAGAAGATTCTACAGATATTGAAGCGCAGGTAAATCCATTGTTTGATCTAATTGTAGGACAAGGAAGACAAGGGGGGCCAGTAGTGGCTACTGTAGAGAAGAAGAATGCAGATCAATTTATGGCATATCTTAATGATCCTAAAGTAAAAGCTTTATTGCCGGTAGAGCAACGTTTTATGAAATTTGCCTGGGGAAAACCAGAAAAAGATTCTGAGTTTTTAGATTTATATGCTATAAAAGGAAATAGAGATAATGAGCCAGAACTAAGTGGTGGTGTTATTACAGATGCAAGACAAGAATATAGCCAATTAGGTAAAGTAACAGTTACCATGCAAATGGATGGTAAAGGAGCTAAAAAATGGGAAGAAATGACTGGTCGTGCTTTTAATCAAAGCAGTCAGATAGCAGTTGTATTAGATGATATAGTATATTCTGCTCCAGGTGTTACAACAGGAGCAATTAGTGGAGGAAGAAGTGAAATCACTGGAGATTTTTCTATAGAAGAAGGTCAGGATTTGGCAAATGTATTAAGAGCAGGTAAATTACCAGCCTCTGCCGATATTATACAAAGTGAAGTAGTAGGACCATCATTAGGTCAAGAAGCTATTGATAGTGGTGTCATGTCTTTTGCAATAGCATTAGTATTGATTCTGATCTGGATGGTGTTTTACTATGGTAAAGCTGGACTTTTTGCAGATGTGGCCTTGGTGGTTAATATCTTATTTATTTTTGGAGTATTAGCAGGATTAAAAGCGGTATTAACGCTTCCTGGTATTGCAGGTATTGTATTAACGATTGGTATGTCGGTTGATGCAAACGTATTAATATTTGAACGAATTAAAGAAGAGCTGGCAAAAGGTAAATCTCAGGTAGATGCTATAAAAGATGGATTTAATAATGCATTATCATCAATACTTGATGCAAATATAACTACAGGTCTTACAGGTCTTATTTTATTAGTTATTGGTACTGGACCAATTAAAGGATTTGCGACTACCTTATTAATAGGTATTTTAACCTCATTGTTTACAGCGATTTTTGTTACCAGATTATTTATAGATGGTTATGGTAAAAATGGTAAAGAGCTGGCTTTTTCTACAGGAGCAACCAAAAACTTATTTAAGAACGTTAATGTTAATTTCTTAAAGAAGCGTAAAATTGCGTATGTCATTTCTGGTATTATTATCGTAGCTGGTATTGGTTCTTTATTTACTAATGGACTGGATCAAGGTGTAGATTTTGTAGGAGGAAGAACGTATACTGTTCGTTTTGCAAAAGATGTTGTTCCTGCTGTAGTAGAGAAAGATCTTGTTGCTGCTTTTGAAAGTGCACAAGCAAAAACTTACGGAACAAATAATCAACTAAAAATTACGACAAAGTATAAAGTTGATGAAACAGGAGAAGAAGTAGATGCAGAAATTTCAAACAAATTATTTACAGCTTTAAAACCGTATTTAACAGATGGATTAACCTATGATCAATTTGCTAATGGCGGGGACGATAAGCAAGTAGGTATTATGCATTCTATGAAAGTAGGACCAACAATTGCCGATGATATTAAGCAAGCAGCATTTTGGTCTGTACTTGCGTCTCTTATAGTTGTATTCCTATATATCTTACTGCGATTTAGAAGATGGCAGTTTAGTTTAGGTGCAGTTGCGGCGGTATTCCATGATGTATTGATAGTACTGGGGATATTCTCTCTAACCTATAAATTTATGCCATTTAATATGGAAATTGATCAGGCGTTTATTGCGGCTATACTTACGGTAATCGGATACTCGTTAAATGATACCGTGGTTGTATTTGATAGAATTAGGGAATTCTTCAACGAGCATACTGGAAGACCGTTGGATAGAAACGTTAATGGAGCTTTAAATAGTACGTTAAGTCGTACTTTAAATACATCTTTAACTACATTATTGGTACTGATCGCGATCTTTATATTCGCAGTGCCTTTAAGAGGGTTTATGTTCTCGTTAATTATTGGTGTGATTATAGGTACTTATTCGTCACTATTTATTGCAACTCCGGTAATGTATGATACAGTGCGTAAAGTTGGTTTAAAGACTAAAGAAAAAGAAACCGAAGAGAAGAAGTAA
- a CDS encoding DUF192 domain-containing protein, with the protein MKKSIYISIFACATLSMFSCKTESKNDKNLTKEITFTKEGELSLFDLKDSIPNPITKLDIEIADSDYERETGLMYRKSMQKDRGMLFIFSEEAPHSFYMKNTKFPLDIIFIDAKNKVVSIQKNAQPLNESSLPSEGPAQYVLEVNAKLTDTWNLKAGDSISFTKM; encoded by the coding sequence ATGAAAAAAAGCATTTATATTTCAATTTTTGCGTGTGCAACACTAAGTATGTTTTCTTGTAAAACAGAATCTAAAAATGACAAGAATCTGACTAAGGAGATCACATTTACCAAGGAAGGTGAACTTTCTTTGTTTGACCTAAAGGATTCAATCCCTAATCCAATAACCAAATTAGATATCGAAATTGCCGACTCTGATTACGAAAGAGAAACAGGTTTGATGTATCGCAAATCTATGCAGAAGGATCGGGGTATGTTATTTATATTTTCTGAAGAAGCTCCGCATTCGTTTTATATGAAAAACACAAAGTTCCCTTTGGATATCATATTTATAGATGCAAAAAACAAGGTGGTAAGTATCCAAAAAAACGCACAGCCTCTTAATGAATCTTCATTACCATCTGAAGGGCCAGCACAATATGTGTTAGAAGTTAATGCTAAACTTACTGATACCTGGAATCTTAAAGCTGGTGATTCTATTTCTTTCACCAAGATGTAA
- the creD gene encoding cell envelope integrity protein CreD: METQKQKKSFGQWLKTSITVRMLMVGILILVLLIPLSYIKDLIRERSYRQEEVVKEINQKWGNEVLLYGPILKIPYQVHTLKKTWDDKTKSYNEEDIITIKHAFFFPNTLDIKSNIESETLGRSIYESVVYTADMKITGSFTTPNFETQDIAAADILWNKATVQVNSTNLKGIRSNLELKLGTDQYPLRSRYAQNSYTNTLETKFLKENSLPKESTIDFSLDLLINGSEQLRFIPVGRETNVSMTSNWASPSFNGNYLPNTKTKEISDQGFKANWKVLQINREFEQEFFGELPHINASAFGVKLLIPVDEYQKSERAAKYGYLVIALTFLVFFLIQAISKIHIHPFQYLMVGLALTMFYTLLISISEHSSFLQAYAIAGSAVVLLISMYSKAILKSYKFMGFIAASLAALYAFIFVIIQLENYALLVGSIGLFLILGTIMMISRKIDWKND; the protein is encoded by the coding sequence ATGGAAACCCAAAAACAAAAAAAGTCCTTTGGTCAATGGTTAAAGACCTCTATTACCGTTCGAATGCTAATGGTCGGAATACTAATTTTAGTATTATTAATCCCTTTGTCTTACATTAAAGATTTAATACGAGAACGTTCCTATAGACAAGAAGAAGTAGTTAAGGAGATTAATCAAAAATGGGGAAATGAAGTCCTGCTATACGGTCCGATTCTTAAAATCCCTTATCAGGTACATACCTTAAAAAAAACCTGGGATGACAAAACAAAATCGTATAACGAAGAAGATATTATTACGATAAAACATGCTTTTTTCTTTCCCAACACATTAGATATAAAATCCAATATAGAGTCTGAAACTCTGGGAAGAAGCATCTATGAATCTGTAGTATATACTGCCGATATGAAAATAACAGGTTCTTTTACTACTCCAAATTTCGAAACGCAGGATATCGCAGCAGCAGATATTTTATGGAATAAAGCTACTGTACAGGTGAACTCAACAAACTTAAAAGGGATACGAAGTAATCTGGAATTAAAACTAGGAACAGACCAATATCCTTTACGATCTCGATATGCGCAAAACTCATATACAAATACTCTCGAAACTAAATTTTTAAAAGAAAACTCTTTACCAAAAGAGAGTACTATCGATTTTAGCCTGGATCTCCTGATTAACGGAAGTGAACAGTTACGATTTATTCCTGTAGGCCGTGAAACCAATGTATCCATGACATCAAATTGGGCCTCCCCGAGTTTTAATGGTAATTATCTACCCAATACTAAGACCAAAGAAATCTCAGATCAAGGTTTTAAAGCCAATTGGAAAGTATTACAAATTAACAGAGAGTTTGAGCAAGAATTTTTTGGAGAACTGCCACATATTAATGCTTCTGCTTTTGGTGTAAAATTACTGATCCCAGTAGATGAGTATCAAAAAAGTGAACGTGCTGCCAAATATGGATATCTCGTGATCGCACTTACCTTTCTGGTGTTCTTCTTAATCCAGGCAATAAGTAAAATCCATATTCATCCTTTTCAATATTTGATGGTTGGATTAGCATTAACCATGTTTTATACATTATTGATTTCTATATCAGAACATTCGAGTTTTTTACAAGCATATGCTATAGCAGGTAGCGCAGTAGTTTTACTAATTTCTATGTATTCGAAAGCAATACTCAAAAGCTACAAATTTATGGGATTTATAGCCGCTTCTTTAGCAGCTTTATACGCATTCATATTTGTAATCATCCAATTAGAAAACTATGCATTATTAGTAGGAAGCATAGGGCTATTCCTAATTCTGGGAACTATAATGATGATATCACGTAAAATTGATTGGAAAAACGATTAA
- a CDS encoding DUF1361 domain-containing protein, whose amino-acid sequence MNIIEKQMPFIKLFTFSVTFSLLLLAIRILKTESSFYLFLVWNLFLACIPYGITMLLSIRKTNQLIFWLGFVIWLLFLPNSPYILTDLQHIRLSNLQSVWFDVLLILSFAINGLIIGFASLWMMQTLLLEKFSKKITNLFSYCILLLCGFGIYLGRVLRWNSWDILQNPSGILSDILKRVLFPTQHINTWAFTIGFGGFLIITYRMIQYYQEKNN is encoded by the coding sequence ATGAATATTATAGAAAAACAAATGCCTTTCATAAAACTATTTACGTTTTCAGTTACATTTAGCTTATTATTACTGGCAATCAGAATTTTAAAAACAGAATCTTCTTTTTATCTATTTCTGGTCTGGAATCTCTTTTTAGCATGCATTCCTTATGGCATTACAATGTTACTAAGCATACGCAAAACAAATCAACTCATTTTCTGGTTAGGTTTTGTGATATGGCTCTTATTTTTACCTAATTCTCCATATATCTTAACCGATTTACAACATATCAGATTAAGTAACCTACAATCAGTTTGGTTTGATGTTTTACTTATTCTATCCTTTGCCATTAATGGTTTAATTATTGGTTTTGCTTCTTTATGGATGATGCAAACATTACTTCTTGAAAAATTTTCAAAAAAAATCACAAATCTCTTCTCATACTGCATTCTATTATTGTGTGGTTTTGGGATATATCTGGGAAGAGTATTGAGATGGAACAGCTGGGATATACTTCAAAATCCATCAGGGATTTTATCAGATATCCTAAAAAGAGTTCTATTTCCCACTCAACATATTAACACCTGGGCATTTACGATAGGTTTTGGTGGTTTTCTAATCATCACATATCGAATGATTCAATATTATCAAGAAAAAAATAATTAA
- a CDS encoding Coq4 family protein, with product MRAFILETIYELSKRPYQKWFKRQPPWDISVKTLITYPKGSLGFHLGCFLLQHDFNPQPKLENHDVFHVLTNIGISVSEEVAMQYYLLGNGKRTIYLISVIGLGTLFYPDKIKLFKKAYRKGKTAYPFYQLDYKKLLHQSVQTLKTTFLISSL from the coding sequence ATGAGAGCATTTATATTAGAAACAATCTATGAGTTAAGTAAAAGACCGTATCAGAAATGGTTTAAGAGACAACCACCCTGGGATATTTCGGTAAAAACACTTATTACATATCCTAAAGGGAGTCTTGGGTTTCATTTAGGTTGTTTTTTGCTACAACATGATTTTAACCCACAACCCAAATTAGAAAACCATGATGTTTTTCATGTATTAACCAATATTGGTATCTCTGTTTCTGAAGAGGTGGCTATGCAGTATTATCTTTTAGGAAATGGTAAACGCACAATATATCTAATCTCTGTTATAGGACTAGGCACCCTATTCTATCCAGACAAGATTAAACTTTTTAAAAAAGCATACCGAAAAGGCAAAACTGCTTATCCTTTTTACCAACTGGATTACAAAAAGCTTTTACATCAATCTGTACAAACCTTGAAAACCACATTTTTAATCTCATCATTATGA
- a CDS encoding winged helix-turn-helix domain-containing protein produces the protein MKNIINNINKAFDHRIRLGIMSILIVNEYADFKTLKELLGATDGNLASHTKALEKEEYIMVEKSFIGRKPNTRYSVTKKGREAFKKHVEAIEKLLKQ, from the coding sequence ATGAAAAATATAATTAACAATATAAACAAAGCTTTTGATCATCGAATTCGATTAGGAATTATGTCGATATTGATTGTTAACGAATATGCCGATTTTAAAACGCTAAAAGAGCTTCTGGGAGCTACCGATGGTAACTTAGCTAGCCACACTAAAGCTTTGGAAAAAGAAGAATACATTATGGTAGAAAAATCATTTATAGGTAGAAAACCCAATACAAGGTACAGTGTTACCAAAAAAGGCCGAGAAGCTTTTAAAAAACACGTAGAAGCTATTGAAAAATTACTAAAACAATAG
- a CDS encoding LysR substrate-binding domain-containing protein: protein MTIFILLITKSSMTLQQLKYIVALDLKRHYTKAAELCFVTQPTLTIQVKKLEDEIGTVIFDRNTTPLTPTPIGKILIAKAKSTLREANEFKELAYDNTSSISGQYTLGIIPTIAPNLLPLFLESFLKSNPKIKLVIKEMQTDFIIDALHNGTLDIGIVSTPLEDKTIREINLYQEPFLVYCNDKNTFGTSEIVKQDDLTPDDLLILEEGHCFRNQVLNICQDNDKNKNKAFLFESGSIQTIKNLVKAGLGYTLVPQLSVVENIENKHIKYFENPKPTREISIVVNKNFAKEKLIENLLFEIKKNIPRQVKEIDNYIKVRWK, encoded by the coding sequence ATGACTATATTTATATTATTAATAACTAAATCTTCTATGACACTTCAACAATTAAAATATATAGTAGCATTAGACCTTAAAAGACATTACACTAAAGCGGCAGAATTATGCTTTGTAACCCAGCCTACGTTAACAATTCAGGTAAAAAAATTAGAAGATGAGATTGGCACGGTTATATTTGATCGTAATACAACTCCTCTTACTCCAACTCCTATTGGAAAAATTTTAATTGCCAAGGCCAAAAGTACACTCCGAGAAGCTAATGAATTTAAAGAACTTGCGTATGACAATACATCTAGTATTTCGGGACAGTATACACTTGGTATTATACCAACAATCGCCCCCAACTTGCTTCCTTTATTCTTAGAGAGTTTCTTAAAAAGCAATCCGAAAATCAAATTGGTAATAAAAGAAATGCAAACCGATTTTATTATTGATGCTTTACATAACGGCACCTTAGATATTGGGATTGTTTCAACCCCTTTAGAGGATAAGACGATACGTGAAATAAATTTATATCAGGAACCATTTCTGGTGTATTGTAATGATAAAAATACTTTCGGCACATCAGAAATTGTAAAACAAGATGACCTTACTCCTGATGATCTTCTTATTTTAGAAGAAGGGCATTGTTTTAGAAATCAGGTTCTTAATATATGCCAAGACAATGATAAAAATAAAAACAAAGCTTTTTTATTTGAAAGCGGTTCGATACAAACAATAAAAAACCTAGTTAAAGCAGGTTTAGGATATACCTTGGTTCCTCAATTATCAGTAGTAGAAAACATAGAAAATAAACACATAAAATATTTTGAAAACCCAAAACCTACTAGGGAAATAAGTATAGTGGTAAACAAAAATTTCGCCAAAGAAAAGCTAATCGAGAACTTACTTTTTGAAATAAAAAAAAATATCCCAAGACAAGTTAAAGAGATAGATAATTATATTAAAGTCAGGTGGAAGTAA
- a CDS encoding catalase has product MKKIVLIAIVIGMWPTLYGQQIMTTNGGAPIGDNQNSKTVGEYGPVLLEDIHLIEKLAAFDRERIPERVVHARGAGAFGYFESTKDMSSYTKAVLFNGNNKRTDLAVRFSTVIHGKGSPETARDPRGFAVKFYTQQGNYDIVGNNLPIFFIRDAIKFPDMVHSLKPSPVTNKQDPNRFFDFFSNVPEATHMITRLYTDLGIPKGYQYMNGSSVHGFKWVNENGEVTYVKYSWISKQGEHNLDLEQAAKQQSVDWQHATVSLRMDIDNKNYPQWDLYVQLIKPKDIGSFDFWPLDATKDWPADKIEKIKIGTMTLNKNPVNYFQEVESIAMSPGNLIPGIEPSEDKLLQGRLFSYFDTQRHRLGANNQQIKVNQPKKEVVNYNSDSYSSASNSKFPNADINYQPSTKVALKENSSYKLSETKLNNIKITQKKISKTNDFAQPGSFYRSLSEKDKTNLIRNLKGDLGQVKNIHIQKKMITYFYRSDRDFGMRIAKALGFSQKDFMQFGK; this is encoded by the coding sequence ATGAAAAAGATTGTATTAATTGCAATTGTCATTGGTATGTGGCCAACTCTTTATGGGCAACAAATTATGACAACTAATGGGGGTGCTCCAATCGGGGACAACCAAAATTCGAAGACAGTAGGAGAGTATGGTCCTGTATTGTTAGAGGACATACATCTAATCGAGAAATTAGCGGCATTTGATAGGGAGCGAATTCCAGAACGTGTCGTTCATGCAAGAGGAGCAGGAGCATTTGGATATTTTGAAAGTACAAAGGACATGTCGTCTTATACAAAAGCAGTTTTATTTAATGGGAATAATAAACGTACTGACCTAGCTGTACGTTTTTCTACTGTTATACACGGTAAAGGTTCTCCGGAAACTGCAAGAGATCCCAGAGGTTTTGCGGTAAAATTCTATACGCAACAAGGAAATTATGATATTGTCGGAAATAACCTTCCGATATTTTTTATCAGAGATGCAATAAAATTTCCTGATATGGTACATTCATTAAAACCTTCACCGGTTACAAACAAACAGGATCCCAATCGTTTTTTTGATTTTTTTTCTAATGTACCAGAAGCCACTCATATGATTACCAGACTATATACAGATTTGGGTATCCCTAAAGGGTATCAGTATATGAACGGAAGTAGTGTTCATGGGTTTAAATGGGTAAATGAAAATGGAGAAGTTACTTATGTCAAATATTCTTGGATTAGTAAACAAGGAGAACATAATTTGGATTTAGAACAAGCAGCAAAACAACAATCCGTGGATTGGCAACATGCGACAGTTAGTCTTCGAATGGATATTGATAATAAAAATTACCCTCAATGGGATTTGTATGTTCAATTGATAAAACCAAAAGATATAGGTAGTTTTGATTTCTGGCCTTTAGATGCTACAAAAGATTGGCCGGCAGATAAGATTGAGAAAATAAAAATAGGTACGATGACATTAAATAAAAATCCTGTTAATTATTTTCAAGAAGTAGAATCCATTGCGATGTCACCAGGAAATCTCATCCCGGGTATAGAGCCTTCAGAGGATAAACTGTTACAAGGGCGGTTGTTCTCCTATTTTGATACCCAACGTCATAGGCTGGGGGCTAATAATCAGCAGATTAAAGTAAATCAACCTAAAAAAGAGGTGGTAAATTATAATTCTGATAGTTATTCTAGTGCTTCTAATTCCAAATTCCCAAATGCAGATATCAATTACCAGCCTAGTACAAAAGTTGCGTTAAAGGAAAATTCTAGCTATAAATTATCCGAAACTAAGCTAAATAATATAAAAATTACACAAAAAAAGATTTCCAAAACCAATGATTTTGCCCAACCAGGTAGTTTTTACAGGAGTTTATCAGAAAAAGATAAAACGAATCTAATTAGGAATCTTAAAGGAGATTTAGGGCAGGTAAAAAATATTCATATTCAAAAAAAAATGATTACCTATTTCTATAGATCGGATAGAGATTTTGGTATGCGAATAGCTAAAGCTCTTGGGTTTAGTCAAAAAGATTTTATGCAATTTGGAAAGTAA
- a CDS encoding ankyrin repeat domain-containing protein, translating to MGIEVYGQEQIFEYSREGNVNAIAEILETNKSGINMVNRNGYSPLILAIYYGQIDTAHFLLNQGADPDIQDSAGNTALMGACFKGYENIVQLLIEYKANVNLKNYNDATALIYAATFGHAEIVKELVKNNANIDIRDIRGNTALDHARIQENQEVILLLSMNN from the coding sequence TTGGGAATAGAGGTATATGGGCAAGAACAAATATTTGAATATAGTAGAGAGGGAAATGTAAATGCAATTGCTGAAATACTAGAAACAAATAAGTCGGGAATTAATATGGTCAACCGTAATGGGTATAGTCCCCTTATATTGGCTATTTACTATGGACAAATAGATACAGCTCATTTTTTATTAAATCAAGGAGCTGATCCTGATATACAAGATAGTGCAGGGAATACAGCACTGATGGGGGCGTGCTTTAAAGGGTATGAAAACATAGTGCAATTACTTATAGAATATAAGGCTAATGTTAATCTGAAGAATTATAATGATGCAACTGCTCTTATTTACGCAGCTACATTTGGTCATGCAGAAATTGTAAAGGAGTTAGTGAAAAATAATGCGAATATAGACATCAGAGATATTAGAGGAAATACAGCATTAGATCATGCCCGTATTCAAGAGAATCAAGAGGTAATACTTTTGCTCTCCATGAATAATTAA
- a CDS encoding DUF1801 domain-containing protein: protein MNPAEEYILRQPEPFKSTVLHLQVIIETTLPKVELLFKWRVPFYYMDKSPICYLNVTKGYVDVGFWSAQYFTKHQEKLESDKRKYVKSLRYQSIDDIDDQVLIEVLEQAYTFRNEKFITD, encoded by the coding sequence ATGAATCCAGCAGAAGAATATATTTTAAGACAACCAGAGCCTTTTAAATCAACCGTACTTCATCTACAGGTGATTATTGAGACGACTTTACCCAAAGTAGAGTTGTTGTTTAAATGGAGAGTTCCTTTTTATTATATGGATAAAAGCCCGATCTGTTATCTAAATGTAACTAAAGGGTATGTAGACGTAGGATTTTGGAGCGCACAGTATTTTACCAAACACCAGGAGAAGCTAGAGTCTGATAAAAGAAAATATGTAAAATCTCTTCGATACCAAAGCATAGATGATATCGATGATCAAGTACTTATCGAAGTTCTTGAACAAGCGTATACCTTTAGGAATGAAAAATTTATAACTGATTAA
- the kdsA gene encoding 3-deoxy-8-phosphooctulonate synthase, with protein sequence MDLSEIKNLKNLDSNNFFLLAGPCAIEGEEMALHIAEKVVTITSKLKIPYVFKGSFKKANRSRIDSFTGIGNEKALKILRKVGETFEIPTVTDIHENEDAALAAEYVDILQIPAFLVRQTDLVVAAAKTGKTVNLKKGQFMSPEAMQHAVKKVKDSGNENAMITDRGTMFGYQDMIVDFRGIPTMKQYGTTVLDVTHSLQQPNQSSGVTGGRPDMIETIARAGIVTGVDGLFMETHFDPANAKSDGANMLHLDHLEKLLSNLVAIRQTVNQL encoded by the coding sequence ATGGATCTTTCTGAAATAAAAAATTTAAAAAACCTTGATTCAAATAACTTTTTTCTTCTGGCTGGGCCCTGTGCTATTGAAGGAGAAGAGATGGCATTACATATTGCAGAAAAAGTAGTTACTATTACTTCTAAGCTCAAAATTCCTTATGTGTTTAAAGGGTCATTTAAAAAAGCTAACCGTAGTCGTATTGATAGTTTTACAGGTATTGGTAATGAAAAAGCATTAAAAATCTTACGTAAAGTTGGAGAAACCTTCGAAATCCCAACGGTTACTGATATTCATGAAAATGAGGATGCAGCACTTGCAGCCGAATATGTAGATATTTTACAAATCCCGGCTTTTTTGGTACGCCAAACCGATCTTGTGGTTGCTGCTGCAAAAACAGGAAAAACGGTTAACCTAAAGAAAGGACAATTTATGAGTCCCGAAGCTATGCAACATGCCGTAAAAAAAGTAAAAGATAGCGGTAATGAAAATGCAATGATCACCGATCGTGGAACTATGTTTGGTTACCAGGATATGATTGTTGATTTCAGAGGGATCCCTACAATGAAACAGTACGGCACTACTGTACTTGATGTGACGCATTCATTACAGCAACCTAATCAATCTAGTGGTGTAACCGGAGGAAGACCCGATATGATCGAAACTATTGCACGTGCAGGAATAGTAACTGGCGTAGATGGTTTATTTATGGAAACACACTTCGATCCTGCAAATGCAAAAAGTGATGGTGCAAACATGTTACATCTTGATCATCTGGAAAAATTATTGAGCAATCTGGTTGCTATTAGACAAACCGTTAATCAGTTATAA